In the Syntrophorhabdaceae bacterium genome, CTCCGAGCAGAACGTGAAGTCGGCCCTTAGGATGATCGACAGGGCCTATGTCATCGACGAGGGGATCATCCGCTTCGAAGGGACCGTGGCGGAGCTCGAGGCGGATGAAGAGGTGAAGAAGAAGTACCTTATGGTGTAAAACCCCGGGACCTCGGCGGAGATAGGAGTTATCGGGGGTCAGGGGCAGACGGATTTGAAGGTAATGAGCGTATCGAGGACCGAGCCGGAGGGGATCGGTTCCCATGGGAAGTCGGGCCGCTCGTAGGAGCTGAGCTTATTGCCTTTATCGTCATAATCGGCGCCCGAAATGAGGCGGTACTCTTTCCCTGTACAGTCGACCACATAGACATCCTGCGATGACTGGTAATTTTCATACCCGCCGAGGGTCAGGCCTCGTTTCATTCTTTCGCTGACCTCCCAGTTCCTGCCTTCTTCGCTCTTTATCACGGCGGCGATGCGTACTTTCACTATTCTTTGGGAGAGGCATTCAACGCCCGCGGGATTATAATAGTAATCCCTGAGCCGGCCCGTATCGAAAAGCATCCAGTCCGGACCCGACGAGGAGAGAAAGGACCAGATGCCGGCGCAGCCCGCACTGAGGAGGATGATCGCTGCTGCGGCGGGTAGTCCGAATCTGGAGAGAGGCGGCGTGATAGTCATCTATTGATATATTACCTTTCCTGGTTGCTTATTATACTATAATTTTGCGGGAAAGCGCCTCTTTCTCAACATGGTGACCGTGAGCATCGAGAAAAAAACGAGACATAAGGATGAAACGATAAGCGGCGCCGTGGGGAGATCGAAGACATAGGAACAGGTGAGGCCGAAGATACTCGCCCCGAGGCCGATCGCCCAACCACCCACGAGGACCCGGCCCGGACTTCCCCCGAAGAGTCTGCCGATAAGGGCCGGAATGACGAGAAAAGCGAAGACCTGAAGTATCCCTGCAAGCTTAACGGAACTGACAAGAACGAGGGAGAAGGTGAGAAAGAAGATAAATTCCCACCCCGGGCTTTGCGCATTCCCATAGGAGAGGGCGAAGAACCGCTTTCTGAATATGAGGTGGAAGATCCCTATCACTGTATAAAGAAGGGCTGCGCACCAGACATCTCTCCCGCTGACCCAAAGGATATTGCCGTTGAAGAGGGACTTCAACTCCTCCAGTCCGTGCGGTGTCCGGTCGAGAATTAAGATGCTTGCGGAGAGACCGAAGATATAGAGCACACCGATAAAGGCTTCAATATTTACAAACCGGCTGATACAGCGCGAAAAGGAAAGCAGGATTGCCCCGATCACGGCGAAGGCGGTTGACCAGATATACTGGTCAGGGGCTTCATGGTTGAAATAGAGGGCGCATGCGATGCCGAGGCCGATAAACTGGGCGAGTGAGAGATCGACGAAAATAATGCCCCTTTCCAGCACGTGAATGCCGAAATATGTGTGGATAAGGATAAGACAAAGACAGGCGAGGAAAGGGACGGCGAGAAGCTGAAGGACTTCCATGGCCGCGTCCTTACGATAATGCGGCGATGATAAGGTCCATGAGACTGAACCAGTCCACGGCTCCGGGGACAGCCCCCACGTCCTGGGGGAGCATGATCACCTTCAGCCCGGTTCTTCCGGCAATGAAATCGGGCGCCTTGCGTGGAGAACTTGAGGTGGTGAGGATTCCATCGAGCCTCACCCTTTTCGAAAGCTCCATAAGACCTTCAATATGGCCCGATGAAGGCGGAATGCCCGGTTTGGCCTCGATGTAGCCGACTATTTCAAACCCGTATTCGGACGCAAGGTATTCGAAGAATTTATGGTAAGTGAGATATTTTTTTCCCTTGAGGGGTTTATTAGTCCACATCTTCTGCCGTTCTTCTATCATCTTCACCAGGCTCGTGCCGTTTGCGCGGTAAAAAGCGGCGTTGGCGGGATCAACTTCGCCGAGCCCCCTCGCAATCCCCACCACGATACTCTTCATGTTCCTCGGAGAGAGATGATAATGGGGGTTTCCCAGGGGATGAACATCGCCCATACTTCGGTCAACTGAAGCAGGCTTTTCCAGGACCGAGACAAAGCGGGAGCAATCGAAGTTTCCCGCCTTTCCCGGCTGGATCGCGGGGTTCCTCGAAGATTCAATGAGGATAGGGAGATACCCGATCTCGAGATCGAGTCCGTTATACGCGATCATATCTGCTTTCCTGGACGCAAGAACCATACTGGGACGTGCTTCGACCATGTGAGGATCCTGGCCAGGCCTCACCAGGACCGTGACGTTGATCTTATCCCTGCCCACTTCGGCGACCATGCTTCCAATCCAGGGAAGGGTGGCAACCACGTTTATGCCGGCCGATGCCGATCCCATAAAGAGTAAAACAATGATAAGGCTGATTGGGGCCGTTCTTCTCATCTATTCCTCCTAAAATGCATGGGCCGAATGGGCTCCGATGCCGAGAATCAACTGCAGGTAGACTTCGTTATTTGTTTTTCCGTCTCCGCCCGAGCGGTCATAATTGTACTGAAGCCGGAGCCGTGAAAACTCACTCAGGTTCAGCTCCACGGCGCCTGTAGCTCTCCACGGCGCCGGCCCGAACTGACGGTCCACGCCCCCGAGATCGTACTCGCTATTAAAAATGGACAACCTGTCGTAACGCGCTCCGAACCGCCAGCGGTCCACCTGATACAGGGCCTGGACGTATGCGCCGTCCTGCGCCCTCGTCAGGCCGGAAGCCGCGCCTAATGCGTTCGAGAGGGTACCATCCTGCTTCCGCACCATGTACTCCCCCTGAATGATCAGGCTTTTGTATTTGGAAGGTTTCCATTTATAAACCGCCTCAAAGCCATAGAGCTGGGAATTTCCCCGGAAAAAGGCACCATTTGCCACCGTGGTTGTCCGCGTCTGACCTCCCATTGCATAAGGGCCGAAAAGCAGGGTGGAATAGTCGCCCACGTCGATCGATTGCTTCACGAAACCCGTAAAACCATGTGGTCCTCCCGTGGCATTCTTATTGAAGATTACCTCGTTTTCGCCCTGGAGCACCTCCATTCCGAGGATTGTATAGAAGGGCAGTCCAGGCAGGTACGTCAATTGAGCGCCTTTTTCGATGAGTCCTTCACCCCCGAGAAACGCGCGATAGGCGAGAGGAAGGTCGGCGAAATCCCAGGTATGTGGGTGCTGAGCGTTCAGGCGGCTGAAGTTGCTTTTAAATTTACCCCCCTTTACCTGAAACCCTTGAGGCAAGTCGGTGGTGAGGAAGAAAGCCTCCTCGATGGACGCCCCGTTTTCCGTAAAAGGTATGGTGGCGTAGAGATTAAAATAGGGATCCACCGGCGCGAAGAGGAAAAGCTCCCCCGCAGTCAGATTAAAACCTTTCTTCTGTTCGAAGCCCAGGTTCGAGTATCCCGGTATGCCCCGGTTCGCCAGCTCCCTCTCGTTGATACTCGAGGAATAGAAATTCGTATCGAGGATAAACGATATATACGGGTTTGTCATGAACGACCCGCCGAAGAGGGCCGATGCACCGGATGGTTTCGGTCCTGTCCCCGGGGAGGCTGGTTTCTCGGCGACCGTAAGGGTTTCCTGTTTTTTTGCGGTTGCCTCAAGCTCGCCCTTAAGCTGCTCGATTACCTTCTGTTGTGCGTCAATCATCTGCTGCTGTTTCTTCAAGATGTCCTCCATCGCCTTAACCCTTGATTCAATATCAGAGGCGAAGGAGCCTGAACAGGCGAGACAGACGAAAAGAGGGATAAGGATAAGTCTTTTCACAGGACCTCCTTTGGCGCGGTCGGTGCGGCATCCACGCATTCATCAACATCAACTTTTATATGTTTTGATCGGGAGAGGGAAACCCGTCAGGCGGGTGGCGCTCTGATACTAAAAAGGGGATAATGGGCCGCTGGGAAGGGGGTTTCCTTCCGCATGGGTCCTACGAATGCGGCATGGAGCGAGAAGGGAACGGAATTGCAGCTGATTGCCGCGAGGATGGGCGAAGAGGAGAAGAGGCAGGTGGGGCAATCCCCATGGGCAAGCCCGTCCGCGTGGTGGTGAAAACCAGCCGCCACAGAAAAAAGGAGATAGAGAGACAAGAGAATTAAGCCGGGCCATGAGAGACGGCCGACACGAATGCGATGACCCTTTGGTGAAGTTGAGTTGATCGTCATTTCCTGATTCTTGTCCAATCCCTCACATGTTAATTCAGCGCCCGCCGTTTTGTCAATGGAAATGAAGCCCGGATCCGTCCGGTTGCATGGGGGAGCAGGATTTCACAAGATAAACTTTGACAAGAGCACGGTCTTATGATAAAAATACCGACATGTCTATAAAAGTGTACAACACATCTACCGGGACCAAAGAAGAGTTCATCCCCATCCACGAGGGCCAGGTAAATCTATACGTATGCGGTGTGACGGTATATGACCACTGCCACATAGGCCATGCACGAAGTGCGATCGTTTTCGACGTGATCTACCGGTATCTCAGGGCCAAAGGCTATGAAGTCACTTTTGTCAAGAATTTTACCGATATCGACGACAAGATCCTGAAGAAAGCACAGAAGGAAGGGATTCCGTGGAAGGAAGTGGGCGAAAAATATATCACGTCCTTCAAGGAAGACATGGATGCACTGAACATCCTGCCTCCCACGCACGAGCCTCGCGCGACAGAGCATATCGACGATATGATCCGGCTTGTGGAGACCCTCCTTGCAAACGGACACGCATATAGGATTGAAGACGATGTATATTTTTCCGTGGAAAGTTTTGCGGAATACGGCCGGCTCTCCGGCCGGAGTCTTGATGAGATGGTCGCGGGCGCAAGGGTTGACGTGGATGAAAGAAAACGCAATCCCCTTGACTTTGCATTGTGGAAGGGCTCAAAAGAGGGAGAGCCTTTCTGGGAAACACCTTTCGGAAAAGGCAGGCCCGGGTGGCATATCGAATGTTCGGTGATGAGCACTAAATATCTCGGCATTCCCTTCGATATTCACGGCGGAGGAAAGGACCTGGTTTTTCCCCACCACGAGAATGAACGCGCCCAGAGCGAGGCAGCGACGGGTCGTCGTTTTGTAAATTACTGGATGCATAACGGGTTCGTAAACATCGAGAAGGAGAAGATGTCTAAATCGCTCGGCAATTTTCTTCTCATTAAAGATTTTATGAAGGAGTATAACCCCGAAGTCTTACGGCTCTTTTTTCTTTCAACTCATTATCGGAATCCTGTTGATTATTCCGACCGCTCCATAGAGGATACGAACAGCGCCCTTCAGAGGCTCTATTACACGCTGGAACGGGTCCATGAGTTGGAGAAGGGGAAAGAAATAGTAGCTCAGACGTTTGATCAGGCCGAGGAGGCGGAGAAGAGGTTCTTCGAGGCCATGGATGATGATTTTAATGCAGCCCTCGCCCTCTCTTCGATTTTTGATCTGTCGAAGATGATAAACAGGATGATAGACGACCGTGACGAGAGCAGCTTCCCGTCCGTGGTATATGCTCGTGACCGGCTCCTCGCGCTCGCGAGGGGAATAGGATTTCTGAAAGACGGTCCCGACCTCTATCAAGAGACGGAAAAGGCGAGGCATCTCGCCCGCGTGGACCTCAGCGTCCCGGCAATTGAAAGCCTGATAGAGGAGCGCGTCCAGGCAAGAAAGAACAAAGACTATAAAAGATCGGACGAGATAAGAGATATGCTCGGTCAAAAGGGGATTATATTGCTGGATTCCCCCAAAGGTACCGAGTGGAGAATACGGACTCTCGGCATGACGAAAGGAGAAGAAAAATGATAGAGGTGAGATTCCACGGCAGGGGCGGCCAGGGGGCCGTAACCTCTGCGGAGCTGATCGCACAGGCAGCCATTTCGATGGGGCAGTACGCGCAGGCATTTCCGAGTTTTGGTCCGGAGAGGCGAGGTGCTCCCGTCCTCGCATTCCTGAGAGTTTCAGAAAAACCCATCAGGCTGAGATCGAGAGTATATAAACCGGATGCGGTGATCATCCTCGATGCGACCCTCCTCGGCACGGTAAATCCTACCGAAGGGCTGAAAGACGGCTTTGTCATTATAAATACCCCGAGACCCGCAGACGACCTTGTGCTTCTTTTCCCGGGCCACAACATTGCATTTGTCGATGCATCCAAGATTGCAAAGGAAGAGCTTGGTGTGCCCATCACGAATACCACGATGCTCGGCTCCCTTATAAAGGCTACGGGCGTAGTTCCCCTTGAATCTCTCGAGGAGCCGGTGAAAAACCGGTTCGGGATCAATGCCCAGAAGAATATCAACGCCTTTACCAGGGCGTTCAACGAGACTATAATCCTGAAACAGGATTAACGAACTTCGAATCAAGTCAGGCCCGTACCGGTAAAACCCGCCCTTCGGTATTCTTTCCCTGCTGAAGGGCGGGCGCGAAAACAGGTGCCCCCGCGATGCATATATCCGCGAATATAGTCGATCCTTTGAAATCGGAGATTTACCCCGGGACCATGGAGATCCTGAACGGAAGGATTGTCAGTCTAAGGCGGGAGACCGGGACTTATCCCACTTTTATCATGCCCGGCTTTATCGACGCTCACGTACATATAGAAAGCTCGATGATTCCCCCATCTGAGTTCGCACGTCTCGCCGTTGTGCACGGCACCGTGGCCACGGTCTCGGACCCCCACGAGATCGCGAATGTCGTGGGCATCGAAGGTGTGAGGTGGATGAGGGAGAGCGGCAGGGCGTCTGCTTTGACGTTCTGTTTCGGCGTCCCTTCATGTGTTCCTGCTACGGAGTTTGAGACGGCGGGATCACGGCTCGGGACCGGCGACATAGAAACGCTTTTTAGTGATCAGGGTATGTCGTACCTCAGTGAAATGATGAATTTCCCCGGTGTTCTCAATGATGATGTAGAAGTGATGAATAAGCTGAGGATTGCGAGGGAGCTCAAAAAACCCATAGACGGCCATGCTCCCGGCCTGACGGGGGAAGGGCTGAGAAAGTACATAGCCGCGGGCATCTCTACAGACCACGAAGCCTTTGAATATGAGGAGGGGAAAGAGAAGCTGTCTCTCGGGATGAGCCTTATCATCAGGGAAGGCTCGGCAGCAAAGAATTTCGATGCCTTAAGCCCTCTTATTAAGCTCTACCCGGACCGATGCATGTTCTGCAGCGACGACAAGCACCCCCATGACCTTGTGAAAGGCCATATCAACGAGCTCGTACGGCGGGGTCTCGGAATGGGGATCGATCTCATGACCCTCCTTAAATGCGCGTCGATTAACCCGATCCGGCATTACGGACTGGATGTGGGGCTCCTTCGTATCGGGGATCGCGCTGATTTCATCGAGGTGGGGGACCTGAAGAGGCTCGATATCCTGAAGACATATTTGGCTGGCGTTGTCGCGGCGGAGGAAGGGAAATCTCTTCTGTCCCCGGTCGCGGTGCGACCGATCAATTCATTCAAGACCGGAAAAAAGAGCCCGGCAGATTTTGCCGTCCCGGCACGCCCGGACGCCGTCAATATCATGGAGGCCGTAGATGGCCAGATAATCACGGGGAGGGCGACGGGGACGGTCCTATCCGACGGGAATAACCTTATATCCGATCCCGAGCATGATGTCCTCAAGATTGCGGTGGTGAACCGTTACGACGATAAGCCTCCGGCAATAGGTTTCATTAAAAATGTCGGTCTCAAGAAAGGGGCTATCGCAAGCTCGGTGGCCCACGACTGCCATAATATCATTGCCGTGGGCGTGACGGACGGGGAGATATGTGAAGCCGTCAATCTCATCATCGGGGCAAAAGGCGGGCTATCTGTGGTGTGGGACCAGGGCCGGGAGGTCCTTCCCCTTCCCATTGCGGGTCTCATGTCGGATAAGACGGGTCCGGAAGTGGCGGGCGCGTACGCCGGAATGGATTGTCGCGCAAAGGAGCTGGGCTCCTTGTTGAGCGCCCCTTTTATGACCCTGTCCTTCATGGCCCTTCTGGTGATACCCAAGCTGAAGCTGGGCGATCTCGGACTTTTTGACAGTGAGGCCTTCAGGTTCATCGACCTCTACGCCTGAACCGGAGTTTCCTTGGATCGAGCGGAAAGTAAGGGGACGGACAAATTAAAAAGCCGGCTCCATCCCCGAAAGGGACGAAGCCGGCGCGAAGTTCATCCTGCTATTTTTTCACGGCCCCTTCATGCACCCATTCCTGCCAGGTGGCGCCTGTCTTCTTTTCCCAGTCCGATTCGAATTTTTCCGTAAAAAATCCATGGAGTTTTTCGAAAAGTCTTTTCCAGCCCGACTCGTAGTCGAACTTCAACAGGTCTTCGAGGAAAGGTACGATTTCTCCCAATTTCTCTTTGGGGAGATAGGCCCTCGCTTTCAATTCTATAGACCGTTTCAAGGCTTCGGGGGATAGGGCATGGGCGGTGAGCATCGCCACTCTGAATCCGCGCCTTACCGCGATGTCCAGGAGGTCGAATCCTCTTACACCCATGATGTCAAGGACGACTACATCATACACATTGGCTTCGAGCAGCTTGCTTGCGTCTTCGAAATTGGTGGCCTTCTCGAACTTGGCGTTCGGGCAGGCATCCATTATTTCTTCTTCAAGGACACTCAGCACATCAGGTTCGTCATCCACAGCCAGGATTCTCTTGCCGTCCAAAATTGAATCACTCATGTCTCCTTCTCCTCCTTGCCTAAAGTTTTGTTTCAAAGAGGGGAGGGATATGTACCGTGAAACAGGTCCCCCTTCCTTCCCCGCTTATAACCGTGATATCTCCGCCGATCGCCTCTACCAGCGTCTTTACGCATGAGAGGCCGAATCCCAGGCCTTTTTCGCCTGAATTGGTTTTGTCCGTGAGATCGGCAAAACGATTGAATATCTCATCCTGCTCTCTCTGGGAGATGCCGAAGCCATCATCCTGAACAGTGACCACGAGGTCTTCCTCTCCGCTTGCCGAGACCACCACCTGATTTTTTCGGTGTTTCAGTGCGTTGCTTATCAGGTTGCGGGTGATCTGCCTGACTTTCCTGTAGTCATGGAGGAATGGCGTGGTGCGGTATTTTCCCGATATTTCGACCACAATGCCCTCTTCGCGAAGGGAGTCGAAGATCTTATTCCCCGTAAGACATAACAAAGACTGGGCCTTCTGGGGGTCGATTACCTCGAGGGCGTCAAGGACCGCCTCCTTCAGTACGCCTTCCACCGGCACATTGTCCGTGCAGAACCGGCCTTCCTCAGAGCGGTACACCTCCACCAGCTCCTGGAGCAGGGCTTTTGCTTTTGTCGAATTCCTGAGGATTCGCTCAAGCGTCTCGACCTGACGGTCCGAGGTCCCATACTTCTCCTTCTTGTCCAGAAGGTTTTTTACGCTCGCGAGGACTATGGAGAGAGGTCCCGTCAGGTCATGAATCAAAAGATCGATAAGGGGTTCCCTTTTATTCATGGCAATTTTTGCACTCTTCTTGCGAAGGATGTGCACCTTATTTTTTTTTGTAGTCTACCATATATCGGCCTCCAAGGGGAAAAAATACGAAAAAAACGCCTCCCCCAGAAAGACGGCACGCCCCCTGTGTTTCGATAGGGCACAGTGAGATTTTCCCCGGACCGTGGTCTCTGTCGGTGGGTACCTAAACCCGCCTCCGACTCTCGACCGAGAGCCGGAACCTCACCGGGAGGCTATGGATCTTCATGAGGGCGCCAAGGGTGTCGAATCCGCGGCTTTCTATTGCTCAATATGCCGAAGCCGCAAGGCCTCGGAGACATCATTGAGAATCAGCCCGGACACGGTCTTCACCGCAACACTCATTCCACGGGCAAGTTCCCGGGACGACTGCTCCGTCAACGGCTCCGCGGCTCGATAGGTTTTCTGAAAGACAAGTCTCTTCGTCAGCTCCTTCTCACTTGTATCGATGAAAGAGACGCTCAGGCAGATCGCCGCTTTGCCCGCAGCTCCTTCATCATCTTCAAGGAACTCCTCGACGCCGCCTTCAATCACAAATCTCGCATTTTCCGTATCCCGATAGGTGAAGACGCCGAGGAATATACCGGAGTTTCGAATATCGCGGGTGAGGAAGTCGGTGATGAGGTCTCCGGGGTTGGCCCTCCAGCGGGTGTAACCGTACACCGCCAGCCGGTAAGGGGACGGCCGGTATACCATGGAAGTATTATTGTACGTTTGGTTCACCGAAAATCGGTCCACTTTGAGAGAGACCGGGACCGGCGCTGCGCTGATTTTGGCGGGCGGCCGGTATTCCAGGGTAAACTGCTCCACCAGTTCCGGCGCCTTCGACGAGGGAAAACAGCCCGCCAGGAGAAGGAGGGGAAGGATTATGGCCATCCCGGCCTTTGGCGGAATGGAGAAACGATGTGTATCTATTCCTTTAAACAGCCTCATTTGGACCTCCCTGGCGTAGGTGGAGAACTGAAAATAAGTTCGGACGGATCGGCTTTAAGCCTCTCCAGAAGGATTCCGAGGGTCTCCGATGCATTCCGAAGGTTCTCCAATGTAATCTGCGCCTCAAGGGCCACAGTCTGTGCCCTCTTTGATGCGTTATCCAGAATTAAATTGGTTTTTTGACTGGTATCCACCAAGTTCAGGGAATCGAGCTCGGCTTTTACTTTTGCCATCACACCCCTGGCGTCTTTTATAGCGCCCTGGGCCTCCTTTATCACCCCTTCCACCGAGCCTTCCTGCATCAATTTGTCGACTTTTCCCGCAGCGCTCGCAAGGCGGGCGGTGACCAGCTCCGCATTATGAAGGATCCTCTTCGTCTCCGGACCTCCCATCATCGTTTCTAAACTTTTAGTCGTATGGAGTATCTGGTCCGATATCGTTTGAAAATCGACTTTTTTGATCTTGCCTACGATCTCGTTCACTCCGGAAGAAATCTGCTGGATATCGGAAGGATGAGACGGCACCACCGGGTATTGGGCGGGGAATGTAATTTTCGGTGAGGGGGTGAGATCGCCTTGTCTTCTTCTGTCCAGATCGACGAAGACAATGCCTGTGATCCCCGCCATCTGAAGCTTTGCCACGGTCTCACGGAGCACGTCGCCTTTGAAGTCGATCTTCATGACCACCTCGATGAGCCTGTAGTCCGGCGCCACCCCTATCTTTTCGACCCTTCCCACGTCAACCCCGCGATACTTGACCACCGAATCGACCTGCAGGCCCTGGACCGATTCGTCGAAATAGGTGACAAAGGTAGCGCCTTTCTTAAAATACCTGCTGGTGCTCACCCACACGATCGCCGCCACGGCAAGCACCACCCCGATTATGACGAAGAGGCCCACGGTAAAATATGTTTGTTTCTTTAGCATGGCTATATCCCTTTAGGTACCTGATCCTTCACGCCGGCTGCCGGTTGAAGAACTTTTTCACGAGAGGATCGGTAGACTTCTCTTTCAGCTCCCACGGATCGCCTTCGGCGATAATCCCTTTCTTGCTCTTATCGAGCATAATTATCCGCTGGGCCACGGCAAATATCGATTGAAGCTCATGAGTCACGATCACCATCGTCGTACCCATCCCCTGATTGATATTTATGATAAGCCGGTCGAGTCCGGCCGCAGTAATCGGATCGAGCCCCGCCGAAGGCTCGTCGAAGAAGAGTATGTCGGGGTCCATGGCTATGGCGCGCGCAATGCCGGCCCTTTTCTGCATTCCTCCGGAGAGTTCCGCCGGATAATGGTTCTCATAACCTGCCAGACCCACCATACCCAGCTTCATCCTCATAATGAGCTCGATCGTTTCGGCCGGGAGATCGGTAAAGGCGGTCAAAGGGAGGGATACGTTTTCCGATAGAGTCATGGAGCCGAAAAGGGCGGCTGACTGGAAGAGCATGCCTATCTTCTTGCGTATGCCGGTCAGGTCTTCATAATCGGCCGTAGTGATATCCACTCCGTTGATGAGGATTTTTCCCCCTGTGGGCTTTGAAAGGCCCATGATATGCTTTAACAATGTGGACTTGCCGCAGCCGCTCCCCCCGGCGATCACCAGGATCTCTCCCTTGTGGACCTTCATCTTCACATCGTTGAGTATGGTGTTTTCACCGTATCTGACCGTAAGTCCCTCAACGGCAATCACGATGTCTCCTATTTCGGCCATTTTTCGCTTACCTTGTGATCCCCTTTCATCGGATATAATTGAGAATAACGGCAAAAGTCGAATCGGTTACAATAATGAGGAACAGGGACGATACCACGGCTGACGTGGTCGCATTGCCGACTGCCTCTGCGCCGCCTCTTACCTCGAATCCTCTCTGGCAGCCGATCCCCGATATCAGTATGGCAAAGACAACGGACTTCACGATACCCGCGATTATGTCGAAGGAGTCGAAGGAACTGGCGGTCTGCCGCAAATAGGTATAGGGCGTGAGGTCGAGCCCCAATACGCCGACAAGGAGTCCTCCGAATATGGCGAAGAGATCGGCAAAAAGGGTGAGAATAGGGACTACGATTATGGCGGCGAATACTTTCGGTATGGCGAGAAATTTCATGGGATCGAAGCCCATGGTCACGAGGGCGTCGATCTCCTCATTGACTTTCATGGTGCCGATCTCCGCCGCGAAGGCCGAGCCAGATCTACCGGCCACGAGGATCGCGGTAATGATGGGACCGAGCTCTCTCACCATCGCCAATCCCACGAGGGAAGCGACATAAATATTTGCCCCGAATTGTTTGAGCTGCAAAGACGACATGAAGGCCATGATAAGGCCGAGGAGAAAACTGATGAGCGCCAGGATCGGGAGCCCGTCCACCCCCGCCTTTTTCATATAATTGAGGGTATCGCCCCAGCGCACGGTGCCCGGTCTCAAGAGGGCGGAGAAGATTTCCGCCACGAGGGCCCCGCTGAAGGTAATGGTCCGGACCACATCGCCCAGGAGGTTGATCGCCTGGGCCCCCATCTCCTCCAGAAAACCCATATACCTTTCTTTGGGATTGAGGGCAGGGATGTTCAAGGCATCACGGTTTACCAGGTCCAGAATGTCCTTTCCCTTCTCCGACAGGTGCTCAACGGAAAAAGGGATCGATTTCGCAAGGGCCTTGTCCTCCATCTGGACGAGAAGGAGCGCACCGGCGCTATCCATATAGAAAACACCGGAAAGATCGACGGAAAGATGGGAAGGGGTGAGGCGGTCAAAGAGGGCCATGACCTCTCCCATCATGGTGTCGATATTTTCGAGGGCCATCCGACCCGATATGGCTACAGTTGCAGGGCCGCCTTTTTCTCCCGCGACAGAGAGGATATAACTCCGCGGTTCTTTGTGCGTTTCATGTTTTGACAATACCTTGAAACCTCATCTCCGGAAATGGTATACGGGATATATAATAACAGGGTCCAAGGAAAAAAGTAACGAAAAAATACCTTTTTATCCTGGCCTGTCCACAAGACCATAACTGGATAATTCATATTACGAAAGGACGGCCGGAAGGGCCGAATAATCAGCTTTCCCGTGCGATATTATATTTTTTCATTTTATACCGAAGCATTCTTTCGCTGATCCCGAGCTGGGACGCTGCTTTAATCTGCACCCACTCATTCCTCGTAAGGGCATCTATCAGCATGCTTTTTTCTATCGATTCCACCACCTCATTCATGCCGCCTTCGGCAGGAGGCCGCACTTTGCCGGAGACGGAGGGAAGGTCCTCCACCGAGATATAATCGCCACGGGTAAGCACTATGGCGCGTTCTATGATATTTTCGAGCTCCCGCACGTTCCCCGGGTAGTCGTATTTGAAAAGGATGTCTCTCCCTTCTCTCGTGAC is a window encoding:
- a CDS encoding ATP-binding cassette domain-containing protein, translated to MAEIGDIVIAVEGLTVRYGENTILNDVKMKVHKGEILVIAGGSGCGKSTLLKHIMGLSKPTGGKILINGVDITTADYEDLTGIRKKIGMLFQSAALFGSMTLSENVSLPLTAFTDLPAETIELIMRMKLGMVGLAGYENHYPAELSGGMQKRAGIARAIAMDPDILFFDEPSAGLDPITAAGLDRLIININQGMGTTMVIVTHELQSIFAVAQRIIMLDKSKKGIIAEGDPWELKEKSTDPLVKKFFNRQPA
- a CDS encoding MlaD family protein, with the protein product MLKKQTYFTVGLFVIIGVVLAVAAIVWVSTSRYFKKGATFVTYFDESVQGLQVDSVVKYRGVDVGRVEKIGVAPDYRLIEVVMKIDFKGDVLRETVAKLQMAGITGIVFVDLDRRRQGDLTPSPKITFPAQYPVVPSHPSDIQQISSGVNEIVGKIKKVDFQTISDQILHTTKSLETMMGGPETKRILHNAELVTARLASAAGKVDKLMQEGSVEGVIKEAQGAIKDARGVMAKVKAELDSLNLVDTSQKTNLILDNASKRAQTVALEAQITLENLRNASETLGILLERLKADPSELIFSSPPTPGRSK
- a CDS encoding HAMP domain-containing sensor histidine kinase encodes the protein MNKREPLIDLLIHDLTGPLSIVLASVKNLLDKKEKYGTSDRQVETLERILRNSTKAKALLQELVEVYRSEEGRFCTDNVPVEGVLKEAVLDALEVIDPQKAQSLLCLTGNKIFDSLREEGIVVEISGKYRTTPFLHDYRKVRQITRNLISNALKHRKNQVVVSASGEEDLVVTVQDDGFGISQREQDEIFNRFADLTDKTNSGEKGLGFGLSCVKTLVEAIGGDITVISGEGRGTCFTVHIPPLFETKL
- a CDS encoding MlaE family lipid ABC transporter permease subunit; the protein is MSKHETHKEPRSYILSVAGEKGGPATVAISGRMALENIDTMMGEVMALFDRLTPSHLSVDLSGVFYMDSAGALLLVQMEDKALAKSIPFSVEHLSEKGKDILDLVNRDALNIPALNPKERYMGFLEEMGAQAINLLGDVVRTITFSGALVAEIFSALLRPGTVRWGDTLNYMKKAGVDGLPILALISFLLGLIMAFMSSLQLKQFGANIYVASLVGLAMVRELGPIITAILVAGRSGSAFAAEIGTMKVNEEIDALVTMGFDPMKFLAIPKVFAAIIVVPILTLFADLFAIFGGLLVGVLGLDLTPYTYLRQTASSFDSFDIIAGIVKSVVFAILISGIGCQRGFEVRGGAEAVGNATTSAVVSSLFLIIVTDSTFAVILNYIR
- a CDS encoding ABC-type transport auxiliary lipoprotein family protein, whose amino-acid sequence is MRLFKGIDTHRFSIPPKAGMAIILPLLLLAGCFPSSKAPELVEQFTLEYRPPAKISAAPVPVSLKVDRFSVNQTYNNTSMVYRPSPYRLAVYGYTRWRANPGDLITDFLTRDIRNSGIFLGVFTYRDTENARFVIEGGVEEFLEDDEGAAGKAAICLSVSFIDTSEKELTKRLVFQKTYRAAEPLTEQSSRELARGMSVAVKTVSGLILNDVSEALRLRHIEQ
- a CDS encoding response regulator, producing MSDSILDGKRILAVDDEPDVLSVLEEEIMDACPNAKFEKATNFEDASKLLEANVYDVVVLDIMGVRGFDLLDIAVRRGFRVAMLTAHALSPEALKRSIELKARAYLPKEKLGEIVPFLEDLLKFDYESGWKRLFEKLHGFFTEKFESDWEKKTGATWQEWVHEGAVKK